Proteins encoded together in one Theileria parva strain Muguga chromosome 3 map unlocalized ctg_530, whole genome shotgun sequence window:
- the DPH3 gene encoding Diphthamide biosynthesis protein 3 — MSSTILNSINSLDYSLEVESDGNFGKFTDQLVYEVVKLSECDYDPETETFYYLCPCGDLFEIALEDLLKGNLISECPSCSLRIRIDLKPGDLDQFVNMKTV; from the exons atgagttctactattttaaattccATCAATTCCCTTGATTACTCATTGGAAGTTGAAAGTGATGGAAACTTCGGGAAATTTACAGACCAGCTGGTTTACGAAGTTGTGAAACTCAGTGAATGCGACTACGATCCAGAAACTGAAACTTTTTATTACCTTTGTCCCTGTGGAGACCTCTTTGAAATTGCTTTAGAAGACCTTTTGAAGg GTAATCTCATCTCAGAATGTCCAAGCTGTTCCCTTAGAATTAGAATTGATTTGAAACCTGGTGATTTGGACCAATTTGTAAACATGAAGACCGTTTAA
- a CDS encoding putative integral membrane protein yields MIIHIRAYSGLFLIFLNNLFVESYFLPNNSYSFINTFGHKYFEAPTHSFKTKHIAKDLLSRFKNKSLQVRLHEDSNNVFTNELEDRYTNPPGFNLPDQTPRNVIARYMSLKDALISNSATLIMLSIYLIRIFRTLVIARTFLDTLIQINPYLPPFNFIYDTTNFYLKFCDSFPKFFGVNLLSEIPWFILSALERYLFSLLGQEP; encoded by the coding sequence ATGATCATACACATTAGAGCATATTCAGGATTATTcctaatatttttaaataatttattcgtagaatcttattttttacccaaTAATTCATACTCTtttattaacacatttggtCATAAGTATTTCGAGGCTCCAACTCATagttttaaaactaaacaTATCGCAAAAGACCTTTTATCAAggtttaaaaataaaagtcTTCAAGTGAGGTTACACGAAGatagtaataatgtgtttaCAAATGAATTGGAAGATAGGTATACAAATCCTCCTGGATTTAACTTACCCGATCAAACACCAAGAAACGTTATCGCAAGATACATGTCCTTAAAGGACGCTCTGATATCAAATTCCGCAACGTTGATCATGTTGTCCATATATTTGATAAGGATATTCAGGACCTTAGTTATCGCAAGAACTTTTCTGGACACACTGATTCAAATTAACCCCTATTTACCTCCATTTAACTTCATTTACGACACAACTAACTTCTATCTTAAGTTCTGTGACTCCTTTCCTAAGTTTTTTGGGGTTAATCTTCTATCTGAGATTCCCTGGTTCATCCTGTCTGCCCTTGAACGGTACTTATTTTCACTACTGGGTCAGGAACcctaa
- a CDS encoding ESCRT-II complex subunit family protein, whose protein sequence is MDSVDFNTHEKFKNFPPLYTEQINNLTLSKQLEIWHKIINDEVTANYSLHKLGTASVNFPPFKNEEILRNVDVSFLALILGYLVEKQYAFYLHPIQFFCKKNNVSIWGALFLKKSHKGSTLYQIHQDYTKALNSKDNKVEGDEIESLKKKRNLLLKSKFNFGVFPYPLTEMANSVLECIKSQCTTRDIETVYHIFYSKRECNKDFNKFPEENLAFILSYLCVNNKLTLSFNDSVPLDSLNNKNVGLQLL, encoded by the exons aTGGACTCAGTAGATTTTAATACACatgaaaagtttaaaaatttccCTCCACTCTATACGGAACAA atCAACAACTTGACACTCTCCAAGCAGCTTGAAATATGGCACAAGATAATAAACGACGAAGTTACGGCCAATTACAGCCTTCATAAACTGGGAACTGCAAGTGTTAACTTTCCTCCTTTTAAAAACGAAGAGATTTTGAGGAACGTCGACGTCTCATTTCTGGCTTTGATTCTGGGATATCTTGTTGAAAAGCAGTACGCCTTTTACTTACACCCTATTCAGTTCTTTTGCAAGAAGAACAATGTTTCTATTTGGGGAGCCCTTTTTTTAAAGAAGAGTCACAAAGGAAGCACTCTATATCAAATTCACCAAGACTACACAAAGGCACTTAATTCCAAGGATAACAAAGTTGAAGGTGACGAAATCGAGTCTCTGAAGAAAAAACGCAACCTTTTGCTCAAGTCTAAGTTTAATTTCGGAGTGTTTCCATATCCTCTCACAGAAATGGCAAACTCAGTTCTTGAATGCATTAAATCGCAATGTACAACCAGAGACATCGAGACTGTTTATCACATCTTCTACAGTAAGAGAGAGTGTAACAAAGACTTTAACAAGTTTCCAGAGGAAAACCTCGCCTTCATCCTCTCCtatttatgtgtaaataataaactaacACTTTCATTCAATGACTCAGTCCCTCTCGATtcactaaataataaaaatgtcGGACTTCAGCTCTTGTAA
- a CDS encoding DDRGK domain protein, translated as MAEDTTPSVSPVATAVVLSLFTIIFLLLYFFKFRSKPIFPEPEEGGSVSSHRPNIVTLDETNEGVTNEDGEDEDKPKKMLTAKQRKRQEIKEERRRLKALEDEEREERRKLLAKKQEQIEAKRLERETLMEEQERKKREEEERAYQELAATFVVESKGTISETNQYTVDDFINYIVSKKLSNVEELSARFSLKASEVIKRIQELEDQNKLFGLLDDQGRYIYITDDESEAVIAYLKSKGKLHKQRDLLSFFNSTISLESKPDSNVVDLEDEE; from the exons ATGGCTGAAGATACGACTCCTTCCGTATCTCCAGTCGCTACAGCAGTCGTTCTCTCCCTATTTACCATCATAtttcttttattatacttcTTCAA gttTAGATCTAAGCCGATATTCCCAGAGCCTGAGGAAGGAGGCTCAGTTTCATCTCATCGACCGAATATTGTAACACTGGATGAAACAAATGAAGGTGTGACCAACGAGGACGGCGAGGACGAGGATAAACCCAAAAAGATGCTAACTGCCAAACAGAGGAAGCGTCAAGAAATAAAAGAGGAGAGAAGGCGGCTGAAAGCGCTGGAAGATGAAGAACGTGAGGAGAGAAGGAAACTGCTTGCCAAGAAGCAGGAGCAGATAGAGGCAAAAAGACTTGAAAGGGAAACCTTGATGGAGGAGCAG GAAAGAAAGAAACGAGAGGAAGAGGAGAGGGCCTACCAGGAGCTTGCCGCTACCTTCGTTGTAGAGAGTAAAGGAACAATTTCTGAAACGAACCAGTACACAGTTGACGACTTTATCAATTACATCGTTTCAAAAAAATTATCCAACGTTGAAGAGTTGTCAGCTCGGTTCTCTCTGAAAGCTAGT gaGGTTATTAAGCGTATTCAGGAACTAGAAGACCAGAATAAGCtttttg gcCTACTGGATGACCAGGGCCGATACATTTACATCACTGATGATGAATCTGAAGCAGTAATAGCCTACTTAAAGTCAAAGGGTAAATTACATAAGCAGAGAGATTTACTTTCCTTCTTCAACTCGACGATTTCCCTAGAGTCAAAGCCT GACTCAAATGTCGTGGATTTAGAGGACGAAGAATAG
- the CCA1 gene encoding Poly A polymerase head domain protein, protein MHKNVLLINFSKCIGLIFYILLIFDSLTVKSYVKWDFCKITNHEMSNIIFNNIKNSLNKLEISNFVNVFQFKSKNFILPVYAFRESKLRPLFRPIFTSGTHYTNNYNKFLKLSNVDVNMTDTTVSLDLDVYRNYTDKSGRAKFKITESENRLFNLLNECVDFYDLQMDLRVVGGWVRDKLLDKNNKDIDIAIPKMTGIKFCEYLNNFTKDKYGFSRTVGVVKRCPEQSKHLETATMNLLGFDVDFVNLRTEDYSSNTRIPDMKIGTPLEDAMRRDFTVNSLFYNISKNFIEDFTGTGLEDLKNGIIRTCSSPFETFMDDPLRLIRAVRFSSRFNFELDEKLTDSINEQVLKALSQKVTRPRISQEIENILLKSDVSEAFNLMYKFKILHVLLNVPPYDYDEEEKKRMKRQITDDMLTKSCSLMERLKKSKFPEIDYKCLYLSALVTPTRELPPIGKMSVAEYLVKELLKLSNQYSSRSHTISQGSVTFAKFLDDSKVDRVSLGSVIRSIGPLWKESLLLCLAELDKVDYKVYNELVPLANDLRITEAYNFKAPITGQELMDLLPKITSGPEFKKALEFQVTERLKNENINKDELKDKLKSHFSNFL, encoded by the exons ATGCATAAAAATGTTCTTTTAATCAACTTTTCAAAATGTATCggattaattttttatatactattaatttttgactCCTTAACTGTGAAATCTTATGTTAAGTGGGACTTctgtaaaataactaatcATGAAATGAGtaatatcattttcaacaacatcaaaaatagtttaaataaGCTAGAAATCagtaattttgttaatgtgtttcaatttaaatcaaaaaatttcattttgCCGGTTTACGCTTTCAGAGAAAGTAAATTGAGACCCTTGTTCCGTCCCATATTTACATCTGGAACTCATTACACCAACAACTATAATAAATTCCTTAAACTATCAAATGTAGATGTCAACATGACCGACACGACAGTTTCGTTAGATTTGGATGTTTATCGCAACTACACAGATAAATCTGGAAGAGCCAAGTTTAAAATCACGGAATCAGAGAATAGACTTTTCAACTTACTTAACGAATGCGTAGACTTTTACGATTTGCAAATGG ATCTTAGAGTCGTTGGAGGCTGGGTTAGAGATAAACTCCTTGATAAGAATAACAAGGACATTGATATTGCAATACCAAAAATGACAGGAATTAAGTTTTGTgaatatttgaataattttacaaagGATAAATACGGCTTTTCTAGGACTGTTGGAGTGGTAAAAAGGTGTCCTGAACAGTCTAAACACCTTGAAACCGCAACAATGAACCTGTTGGGGTTTGATGTAGACTTTGTTAATCTTAGAACTGAAGATTATTCCTCAAATACTAGGATTCCTGATATGAAAATTGGAACTCCACTAGAAGATGCTATGAGGCGTGACTTTACAGTTAATTCTCTGTTTTACAACATTTCTAAGAATTTTATTGAGGACTTTACGGGAACTGGTCTTGAAGACTTGAAAAATGGCATAATTAGAACATGTTCATCACCCTTTGAAACATTCATGGACGACCCTCTTAGACTAATTAGGGCAGTTAGATTTAGCTCACGTTTTAACTTTGAACTAGACGAAAAACTTACAGATTCCATAAATGAACAGGTTTTAAAGGCACTATCTCAAAAG GTTACTAGACCAAGAATATCTCAGGAAATcgaaaatattttactgaAAAGTGATGTTTCAGAGGCATTTAActtaatgtataaattcAAAATCTTACACGTCCTTCTTAATGTGCCTCCATACGACTATGATGAAGAGGAAAAGAAGCGTATGAAGAGGCAAATTACTGACGACATGCTCACCAAATCATGTTCACTAATGGAAAGGTTAAAGAAGTCAAAGTTTCCAGAAATTGATTACAAATGCTTATACTTGTCAGCACTTGTGACACCAACCCgag AGCTTCCTCCTATTGGGAAAATGTCAGTTGCTGAATATTTGGTCAAGGAACTTTTAAAACTTTCAAATCAATATTCCTCCAG atCTCACACTATTTCTCAAGGCTCTGTTACCTTTGCAAAGTTCCTGGATGATTCTAAAGTGGATCGAGTTTCTCTAGGCTCAGTAATTAGGTCAATAGGTCCCCTATGGAAG GAATCATTGTTATTATGCTTAGCTGAATTGGATAAAG tagACTATAAAGTGTATAATGAACTGGTTCCACTTGCTAATGACCTTAGGATAACTGAAGCTTATAACTTTAAAGCTCCAATCACAGGCCAAGAG tTGATGGACCTTTTACCTAAAATAACTTCTGGGCCAGAATTCAAGAAAGCTTTGGAATTTCAAGTTACCGAGCGActtaaaaatgagaataTAAACAAGGACGAATTGAAGGATAAGCTGAAATCTCACTTTAGCAATTTCCTctaa